The sequence GCCTTCGGCTTCGGAAACAGTTTCAGCGTCGCCGCCGTGATGATGCCGAGCGTGCCTTCCGCTCCGATGAAGAGGTTGTGCAGATTGTAGCCGGTGTTGTCCTTCTTCAGCTTCGACAGCACGTTGAGCACACGCCCGTCGGCGAGCACCACTTCCAGCCCCAGCGCCATCTCGCGCGCGACGCCATAGGCGAGCGCGGCGGTGCCGCCGGCGTTGGTGGAGAGATTGCCGCCGATGGTGCAGCTGCCTTCGGCGCCGAGCGACAGCGGAAACAGCCGGTCGACGTCGGACGCCTTCTGCTGCGCGATTTGCAGCACCACGCCGGCCTCGCAGGTCATGGTGTTGGAGGCGGTGTCGACCTCGCGGATCTTGTCCAGCCGCCGCAGCGACACCACCACCTCGCCATTGTGCGGCGTCTGGCCGCCGACGAGCCCGGTGTTGCCGCCCTGCGGCACCAGTGCGATTCTGTGTTCTGATGCGAGCTTGCAGATCGCGGAGACTTCCGCGGTCGAGCCCGGGCGCAGCACCAGCGGCGAGCGGCCGTGGAACAAATTGCGCTCCTCGGTGACGTAAGGCTCGATGTCGGTCGCATCGGTGATGGCGTGGCGCTCGCCGACGATCTTGCGGAATTGTTCGATCAACTCGGGCGCGAGCGGAGGTGGGGCAGTTTTGTTGATGTTCATCGTCTCGTCTCTTCGCTCTTATCGTGCCACCGCAGCGCGCCGCAGTCGGTCATTGATCGCTTCGCCCAGCCCTTCCTCGGGGATCGACATGACGGCGATCGCCTTCGGCGCCTTCGCATCGAGGGTACGAAGATAGCCGAACAGATTGGCGGCGGCTTCATCGAGATCACCGGCGGGCGACAAATTCATGACAGCCGCGGCAGCATCAACGCCGGGCAGGTGCGAAGGACCGAACGCGAGCAGCGCTTCATCAGGCGCAACGTCCTGCGCGCGGAGCCGCACATTGGCGCGCGGCGCGTAATGCGAGGCCAGCATGCCCGGCGCCAGCGGCTGGCTGTCGTCGCTGCCGGCCTCAACAGGCGGTCGCGCCAGGGCTGCGCCGAGCACCCCCTCGATCCGCTCACGCGACAATCCTCCGGGCCGAAGCAGCATCGGCGCATCGAAGCAGCCGACAATCGTCGATTCGACGCCGACGTCGACCGGCCCGCCGTCGACGATGAGGTCAATCCGCCCCGCAAGGTCGCTTTCAACATGGGCGGCCAGCGTCGGCGAGACGTGACCGGAGATGTTGGCGGACGGCGCCACCACCGCTCCGCCAAAGGCGCGCAGGATCGCCTGCGCCACCGGGTGGGCGGGAATGCGGATCGCGACGGTGTCGAGACCTGCGGTGGCGAGATCCGCCACCGGGCAGTCCTCCGTCTTCGGCACCACCAGGGTCAGCGGCCCCGGCCAGAACGCCTCCGCAAGGTTCAAGGCGCGCGCGTCGAACCGGCCGATCCGGCGCGCAGCGGCGATATCAGGCACATGCGCGATCAGCGGATTGAAGGCCGGCCGCCCCTTGGCGCCGTAGATATGGGCGACAGCCGTGGCATTGGCGGCATCTGCGCCGAGCCCGTAGACCGTCTCGGTCGGGAACGCGACCAGCCCGCCGGCCGCGAGCGTCCGGGCGGCGGCCCCGGCGGCGGCCTCGCCGGCCGGTAAAATCAGCGTTTCAAGACCCGTTTTCACAGGGACAAAATTCCTCATCTCGGCCGCTTGCGGTGCGCCAAACCCGACGCTATAAGCCGCCTTCTTGTCGGAGTGTGGCTCAGCCCGGTAGAGCACTGCGTTCGGGACGCAGGGGTCGCAGGTTCGAATCCTGCCACTCCGACCATTATTTCAAGTACTTATAGTTTCGATGTTTTTTGGGCGCAATGAAATGCGCAATGATTTGGGGCACGGCAGCCATGCCGGTCGATCTTAAGGCTTAGGCCCAAGACGTCGAGGAGCCGATCAAGCAGATCCGCGACGATCTCGCGCCGCTGGAAGCCGGGAAAATGACGATCGGGGAACGCGAGGGACATGGGCCTTGGCGGGATGCCACGCAGGACATGATCAAGCATCACAAGTCCTCCCTCCGAACCTACGAGCTTATTTTGGCTGACGCCGGGCGCGAATAGCGCGCGGCGAATAGAGTACAGCTCAGCGCCTTCCTCCAAAAGCCTCAGCAGCCTCTTCTTGGAAATCCGGGTGATGGTGGCCATAGTTGGCTTCCAGCTGCTCTACGGTCATCCCAAGCCAGCCAGCGGCTTCCCACATGTCGACGCCTGCCTGCATGAGCCAAGTTGCCGCAGTGTGGCGCAACGAGTGGCGAACCACGTCATCGCCCAGCCCCGCATCCTCCAGAATTCCTTCCCAAGCCGACCTGATCTTGCCGGCAAGCGGCTGGCCATCGTGGATGCGGTTGACGACGAACCGAATCTGCTCACCGTTCTTCATGACGCCCGCCGCTCTGAATTCGGAGGAACGCATCTCGTCGATCTTCTGCCAGCGGACTAGGTGAGGGCGCAGCCGGCTGGCGATCTTCGCAGGCGGGCGTCGCTTCTTGGTCGACCGCTCCAAGGCCCCCTTACCTTGGTACACCATCGCGTCCAGATTCATCCAAGGATGAGTCGTTGTCGGCAGCCACTGTGTGCGGCGGATCGTCTCTTCGCGGCGCGCACTGTAAATACCGACCAAGGTGAAGCGCGCCGCCGGATAGCGACGGCGGATGATCCACCGCTCGCGTCTCAAGAGCTTGCCATCTTCACCCCGTTTCCAGGTCTCTCGCTCATTGTCCCACACGTAACCGATCGCTGCACCAAGCAAGCGAGCGGCTTCATTGCGCGTCAGCCATCGTTGGCGCCCCTCTGCCTTTGGAGGCAGGGTGATCTTTGGGACCACGCTCAGTGTGTGCTCTGCGTGATAGGCGTTGACCGCAGCCCGCAAATCCTCAAGTCGGCGTCGCGCGGTCTGATCCGAGACCGAGCTGTTGCGGGGCTTGATGCCTGCCTTTCTGTTGTTCTCGTTCAGCGTACCAGTAGACCAGTCTACGAAATCGCGGCAGAGCTGGGCCTTGAGTTCGCTGACCGTCTTGTCGCCAAAAAAGTTGTTGAGGTCGAGCAAGCGAATGAGCAGCAGATCGTGTTGTGCCCACGCGCGTTGGTCGCTCTTATCCTTGGGGCGCTTTGAAATTTCGTATGCAGTGAGAACATCAGCTATGGCGAGGGCGCCCGGGTCAGTGGCACCGATTGTACTAGTATGCCGCCCGCCGATGTAGGTTTCGAGTGCCTTCGCAGCGCCATCAATGTCGTCGCGGCAGCAGCCTGTGCGGATCTGCCGGCCGCGGTCGAGGATGATCCAGGTCTCATCGTCCTCTCGGAACCAGAGTCGTGGTGGCTTGGCTTTGCGGCCCGGCATGACGGCTTGACCAGTTTGCGGATGGCACGAGGGGTAGTCAGATCCTTGCCTGCAACTTTGGCGATTTCAAGAGTCCCAGCCGCTACTGCCCTTCGCAATGATGATAATGTCAATGGACCTTGCGGAAAAAATACAGCGACAGCCTCAATAAGGGTCATTACCTCGTCCTCTCCCCATTGGGCGGGATCGGGGCGTGCTTTAACGCGGGCGAGCTTGTCGGTGTTACGCTTGCGCATCTGTTGGCCGGTTCTCTCGGCTTCATGAGACCTTTGCCTCGACCGTTCGGTTCAGCGGTACGCGAAATCTGTTCTTTCGGGCAGCTTAGTGCCTTTGGCTGTGCGGCGATCGGCGACTTTGGAGTGCAAATCGGACGACTTAGCACACGAGGTTCGCAGCTCCGAACCGTCAGTAACTTCGATTGCGGCCCTCGATAGCGACCGATGAGGACCCCGCCTGCCTCGGTGTTGTTCTCGGGAGCTCCTGAGTAGCGCTCGATCCTGCCGACGACCGACACGTCGATTGCGACAAGCGGGAGGCCCAGCACGGAAGATCATTGCGGTTGGCAGGCTGGGCATTCGGGCGCAGTCGTCAGGTTCATGTCGTTGACCTTGAAGCAGCGATCTCGGTCGAGGACGCGGGTCCGAAAACGATGCCTAGGATCGCCACTGTTCCATGCCAGGACTAGGTCTAATGCTAAGGCCGAGGCCGAAATGGACGCTGAGACTGGAAACGGGGCGAACAATCCGTCGCCGCATGCCGGATTGCGGCGCAGTTCGTTGTCCGCGCCAGGCCGGATAACCCGGTATCGTGGCTCGCCCGACAGTTTTGGCTTCTGACATTTGAAGCAGCCATGGTCTGGCCCATCGCAAAGCAGCGCCTGGGCAGCGCCGCCATTGCCGGCGATCCACACATGAAGGACGGGCGGAAAAGCCGGCCGGTTGGCGACAGCATGATGGTTCAGTGCAATAGAAAACGCCTCCTCACCGGTGGCATCGATGATGAGATCTGCACTTGATAGGGATTTCAGGATCGCGCGGGCATCGCGCGCGCGGCTTTCGACGACGACGTGAGGCAGTTGACCGCGGATGTACTCAGCACATCCGTCCGCTTTGAACTGACCCAGAAAGGCCATCCCGAGCAGATGTCGCCCCAGATTGGCCGGCCCCAATCTGTCGCAATCAACAAGTGTGAGGCATCCGCCGAGCGTGCCCGCGCCACTTTGCGCAAGGTTGTACGAGAGAAAACTGCCGATGGTCCCGCACCCGACCAGCACGATGCTTTTACCCGCGAGGCTGGTGACGGTGCCGAGGTTGCGCTGATAAAGAAAGCGTTCGTCGATCGGCGAACCCAGATAGCGTTTGATCGCCACATCCTCTGTATACTCCAGCAAGAGTTTCGGCAGGGCCGATTTGCGGGACTGCATGAATTCAGGGCGATCGAAGAGTTTAGGGATCTGGATCTCGGCGATGCATGTGGCATTGCGAGCGCAAATTGCGATCCAGCGAGCAAGACCCAATCCCGCCTGCAGTGCCGGGTCAAGCTCGGACCCTGCGCCGATCTTGTCGAGGAAAGCTGCGAGGTCTCGGAGGTTTCGCGGCAGAGCGCCGCCATCTGCACTGAGATCGCGATTAATCCGCACGACCCGACAGGGGGTTGTGCGAGGAAGTGGCTTGGTGCCCCGGTTAGCTTGATGCATCGCAAGGAGGGATGGTGCGAGGCCGTCTTCGGCCGCGAGTACCAATGTCTCTCGAGCCGTTCCCGAAAGGGCGACGTCGAATATCTTGCCATCGCCTTGGAAGTCGATCGGCAGATCAACAAGGATCGCGGGACCATCGGCCCAGTACTGGCTGAATTCATCGATGAAATCGACGTCGGAACGTCCGCGAAGCCCGTCACCTAGCACTTTTTCTGCCAACCTGAGGCAATGCAGAACTGTCCCGCCGGGATCGTAGCGATCGAACACCATGGCGTTCTGAGCGACGTAGCAAACCATGCCGTCTGGTCCGATCAGATGCGGCGTGCGCTTACCTTCAGCTTTCCCGCGCGACAGCAATTTGATGATTGGTAAGTCGACAAAATCGAGATCGTGAATCTCGATCGAAACGACTGCCTCCAGCCCATGTCGTTCGATGCGGCCGACATAGTATGGGTGCGCACTCTTGCTCCAATCTCTCTTGAAGCTCTCCTGCTTTAGTGCGGCATCAATAGAACGAAGTGCTTCCTGCTCATCCACTGGTCGACCGTCCTACGGCCGGCGCCGGTGTGATGATCGCGGGTGCCGCCGCGATCGCCGCGGCAGCCGCAGAATGGACCTTGACCAGATCAGGACGGTTCGGGATCCGTTCGCCGAAGATGGTTTTCAACCGCGTTACCGCGACGTCGGCGTGGTAGCAGTGGTTGATCGCATCGTTCAGCTGCTCATGCATTTCGTTGGCGGCCTTGATGGCTTGCCTGCGCTGCGCGGGTGTCCATGACGTTCCGAGGACTTCCTCCGGATCTGCTGGATTTACGATCTGGCCCGCGAACATACCCGAGAGGCGCGAAGCGATTTCAAGCAGCGCAAGATCATCGCGGCGAGGGATCCGAACATTGCCGACCTCCTCGAAGGTTTCGAACGCGCACGCCATAAGGATGATCGAGGATAGGTGATCAAGCAAATGATGATCCCGCCAGGCTTTCAGGTACCGGCATTCGCGGCGGAGGAGCTCGCCATAGAAGTCGACAGCATTGAGAAACCAATCGTGGATCTTGCGCGGATCTGACGGTTTCCAGTTATCCTTGCGATGCGCCAGCAAAACCTTGTCGGAATCGACCTGGTCCCAGCGGTCGATCCGCATCTTCCGGGAACTCATAAAGTCGATCGTATCTTCGGAGTCAGCGATCGCCTGATCCATCGCGACTTTTGTAAGGCGGCTGAATTGATCGTCAGGGATCGCATACAGAGGAACATCAACATGGAGGCAATCGTCGATGATCACCCGCGCGCAGGTGTCTTTTTCTTC is a genomic window of Bradyrhizobium sp. CB1717 containing:
- a CDS encoding L-threonylcarbamoyladenylate synthase — encoded protein: MKTGLETLILPAGEAAAGAAARTLAAGGLVAFPTETVYGLGADAANATAVAHIYGAKGRPAFNPLIAHVPDIAAARRIGRFDARALNLAEAFWPGPLTLVVPKTEDCPVADLATAGLDTVAIRIPAHPVAQAILRAFGGAVVAPSANISGHVSPTLAAHVESDLAGRIDLIVDGGPVDVGVESTIVGCFDAPMLLRPGGLSRERIEGVLGAALARPPVEAGSDDSQPLAPGMLASHYAPRANVRLRAQDVAPDEALLAFGPSHLPGVDAAAAVMNLSPAGDLDEAAANLFGYLRTLDAKAPKAIAVMSIPEEGLGEAINDRLRRAAVAR
- a CDS encoding tyrosine-type recombinase/integrase encodes the protein MPGRKAKPPRLWFREDDETWIILDRGRQIRTGCCRDDIDGAAKALETYIGGRHTSTIGATDPGALAIADVLTAYEISKRPKDKSDQRAWAQHDLLLIRLLDLNNFFGDKTVSELKAQLCRDFVDWSTGTLNENNRKAGIKPRNSSVSDQTARRRLEDLRAAVNAYHAEHTLSVVPKITLPPKAEGRQRWLTRNEAARLLGAAIGYVWDNERETWKRGEDGKLLRRERWIIRRRYPAARFTLVGIYSARREETIRRTQWLPTTTHPWMNLDAMVYQGKGALERSTKKRRPPAKIASRLRPHLVRWQKIDEMRSSEFRAAGVMKNGEQIRFVVNRIHDGQPLAGKIRSAWEGILEDAGLGDDVVRHSLRHTAATWLMQAGVDMWEAAGWLGMTVEQLEANYGHHHPDFQEEAAEAFGGRR
- a CDS encoding ThiF family adenylyltransferase, translating into MDEQEALRSIDAALKQESFKRDWSKSAHPYYVGRIERHGLEAVVSIEIHDLDFVDLPIIKLLSRGKAEGKRTPHLIGPDGMVCYVAQNAMVFDRYDPGGTVLHCLRLAEKVLGDGLRGRSDVDFIDEFSQYWADGPAILVDLPIDFQGDGKIFDVALSGTARETLVLAAEDGLAPSLLAMHQANRGTKPLPRTTPCRVVRINRDLSADGGALPRNLRDLAAFLDKIGAGSELDPALQAGLGLARWIAICARNATCIAEIQIPKLFDRPEFMQSRKSALPKLLLEYTEDVAIKRYLGSPIDERFLYQRNLGTVTSLAGKSIVLVGCGTIGSFLSYNLAQSGAGTLGGCLTLVDCDRLGPANLGRHLLGMAFLGQFKADGCAEYIRGQLPHVVVESRARDARAILKSLSSADLIIDATGEEAFSIALNHHAVANRPAFPPVLHVWIAGNGGAAQALLCDGPDHGCFKCQKPKLSGEPRYRVIRPGADNELRRNPACGDGLFAPFPVSASISASALALDLVLAWNSGDPRHRFRTRVLDRDRCFKVNDMNLTTAPECPACQPQ
- a CDS encoding CBASS cGAMP synthase, encoding MANVEKLLHGANGGVDLLSKLELLDHEQGKLKIAKKKIREHLRAVIASETKRLLKKQIIPRFFTQGSEAYKLLNRRAWMPPQQMDVDDGLYLPMTFIKGNGPADAAKIYFAIVDAALMALIKREKWKGFEEKDTCARVIIDDCLHVDVPLYAIPDDQFSRLTKVAMDQAIADSEDTIDFMSSRKMRIDRWDQVDSDKVLLAHRKDNWKPSDPRKIHDWFLNAVDFYGELLRRECRYLKAWRDHHLLDHLSSIILMACAFETFEEVGNVRIPRRDDLALLEIASRLSGMFAGQIVNPADPEEVLGTSWTPAQRRQAIKAANEMHEQLNDAINHCYHADVAVTRLKTIFGERIPNRPDLVKVHSAAAAAIAAAPAIITPAPAVGRSTSG